One genomic region from Nitrospira sp. encodes:
- a CDS encoding HEAT repeat domain-containing protein: MKTAVWQRIGGGWVMWTAVLMVVGLMPMQAWAHAIAWPVQMPYEAPPKSESVPDVSVAPNTKALSPEELQRAESLLPLLEGKQEFWAMGEFVHLGESALPVLTKALAMPGPRVRYNAIETMSMIKSPGAVPALLDAAKLNTELPRIREHALRVAVRLDPQQAPSAIEAMAKDPNSVIRKAAAFEARYVRKKEVIQPLIDLLGDEEKFVAMSAVQSLWTLTRHESEFHDWDASNKQDRQSWAQEWVDWWNQSKDTFELPEPRSRKQAG, encoded by the coding sequence ATGAAGACAGCAGTGTGGCAGCGCATAGGCGGTGGATGGGTGATGTGGACGGCAGTACTGATGGTGGTTGGTCTGATGCCGATGCAGGCATGGGCCCATGCGATCGCATGGCCGGTGCAGATGCCGTACGAGGCGCCGCCCAAATCGGAATCCGTACCAGACGTGTCAGTGGCGCCGAACACCAAGGCGCTCAGTCCCGAAGAGCTGCAGCGCGCGGAATCCCTGTTGCCGCTGCTGGAGGGCAAGCAGGAGTTTTGGGCCATGGGAGAGTTCGTGCATCTGGGAGAGTCGGCCTTGCCCGTCTTGACCAAGGCCCTAGCGATGCCTGGCCCCCGTGTGCGGTATAACGCCATTGAAACTATGTCGATGATCAAGTCGCCCGGCGCAGTGCCGGCCTTGCTGGATGCCGCGAAGTTGAACACGGAACTTCCCCGCATCCGTGAGCATGCGCTGCGGGTGGCCGTGCGGCTCGATCCTCAGCAAGCTCCCTCCGCCATCGAGGCCATGGCCAAAGATCCGAATTCGGTAATCCGAAAAGCGGCGGCCTTCGAGGCCCGGTATGTGCGCAAGAAGGAAGTCATTCAGCCATTGATCGATCTCTTGGGCGATGAAGAGAAGTTTGTTGCCATGTCGGCCGTCCAGTCGTTGTGGACCTTGACCCGGCATGAGTCCGAGTTCCACGATTGGGACGCCTCCAATAAGCAGGACCGCCAGAGCTGGGCACAGGAATGGGTCGACTGGTGGAATCAATCGAAGGATACGTTTGAACTTCCCGAACCTCGGAGCCGGAAGCAGGCAGGCTAG
- the def gene encoding peptide deformylase, translating to MAILAISKLGNPILRQKALPVSPGEIKKSAFQQLIDDMFETMYDEPGIGLAAPQVGRSQQLVVMDCPGEGGFPKTVLINPIIQFYGPEQVEGWEGCLSVDGLRGKVIRPSTVRVTGLDRNAKPFDFEANGLYAVCIQHELDHLIGKLFIDRMTDFSTLTQMDEFQKYWQKEPASAI from the coding sequence ATGGCGATTTTGGCAATCAGCAAGCTCGGTAATCCCATCCTCCGGCAGAAGGCGTTACCTGTCAGCCCGGGGGAGATCAAAAAGTCTGCATTCCAGCAACTCATCGACGATATGTTCGAAACCATGTATGACGAACCCGGCATCGGGCTGGCCGCGCCCCAGGTGGGGCGGTCGCAGCAACTGGTTGTCATGGATTGCCCCGGTGAGGGCGGGTTTCCAAAAACGGTGCTCATCAATCCGATCATCCAGTTTTATGGGCCGGAGCAGGTGGAAGGATGGGAGGGCTGCCTCAGTGTCGATGGGTTGCGGGGAAAAGTGATCCGCCCTTCGACGGTTCGAGTGACCGGGCTTGACCGCAACGCCAAACCCTTCGATTTCGAGGCCAACGGCTTATATGCCGTCTGCATTCAACATGAACTCGACCATCTGATCGGCAAGTTGTTCATTGATCGTATGACCGATTTTTCCACGCTGACGCAGATGGACGAGTTTCAGAAATACTGGCAGAAGGAACCGGCCAGTGCCATCTGA
- a CDS encoding ABC transporter ATP-binding protein, translated as MAVVTFACAGLATALELVPPYLVKIVIDDVIQAKRPEMLVWVLSALMGSYVLRNVMSSMRVRFNNLLEQKAVHTLRLQVFSALQRLSLSYFENRSTGEIMTRVTSDTEHVERIFVDGLEGLLTASLTLVGITIMMFVLNWKLALLSLLPIPILIVCAAWFTKRVHKYYAEIRRSVADLNAYLQDALSGIKETIGFNQHEYERQRFETLSQTYSRNSLRAMLLWSWYWPGMVFVGSTGTVLILWYGAGEVLAGHLTVGQLVMFLSYLGLFYTPINEIHSLNHMLQHALAASERVFEILDTKPEVEDRPGAVRPVERLRGAVEYRQVQFGYRQDGLVLSNVNLTVRPGERIALVGPSGAGKTSLLKLLMRFYDVRSGAVLVDGYDVRDLPVAFLRGQIGLVQQEPFLFNGTVRQNIVYSDLSASHERVEAAARAARAHDFISRLPDGYDTWIGERGVKLSVGQKQRVSIARVLLKDPPIVIFDEATSNIDTETEVKIREALNDLTTGRTTFIIAHRLATLHDVDRIIVVERGTIVEEGDHEALMTRGGVYAGLYEAQFKI; from the coding sequence CTGGCGGTGGTGACCTTCGCATGCGCAGGTCTCGCCACGGCCCTGGAGCTAGTGCCGCCGTATCTCGTCAAAATCGTCATCGACGACGTGATCCAAGCGAAACGGCCCGAGATGCTGGTCTGGGTCTTGAGCGCGTTGATGGGGTCGTACGTCCTGCGAAACGTGATGAGTTCCATGCGCGTGCGGTTCAATAATCTGCTCGAGCAGAAAGCGGTGCACACGCTGCGGCTACAAGTATTCAGCGCATTGCAGCGTCTGTCGCTCAGTTACTTCGAGAACCGGTCGACCGGCGAAATCATGACTCGCGTGACGAGTGACACGGAGCATGTTGAACGAATTTTCGTCGACGGGTTGGAAGGCCTGCTGACTGCCTCGCTGACCCTGGTCGGTATCACCATCATGATGTTTGTCCTGAATTGGAAATTGGCGCTGCTGTCCCTCCTGCCCATTCCGATTCTGATCGTCTGTGCCGCCTGGTTTACGAAGCGGGTGCACAAGTACTACGCCGAAATCCGTAGAAGCGTGGCGGACCTCAATGCGTACCTTCAGGATGCCCTGTCGGGCATCAAGGAAACCATCGGCTTCAATCAACACGAATATGAGCGGCAGCGATTCGAGACATTGAGCCAGACTTACAGTCGGAATAGTTTGCGTGCCATGCTACTCTGGTCCTGGTACTGGCCGGGGATGGTGTTCGTGGGCAGCACCGGCACGGTGTTGATTCTATGGTATGGTGCGGGGGAAGTGCTGGCCGGACATTTGACGGTCGGTCAGCTCGTCATGTTCCTCTCCTATCTCGGATTGTTTTACACGCCGATCAACGAGATCCATTCCTTAAACCACATGTTGCAGCACGCGCTGGCTGCCAGCGAGCGCGTGTTTGAGATCCTGGATACCAAGCCGGAGGTGGAAGACCGGCCCGGTGCCGTGAGGCCTGTTGAACGCTTGCGCGGTGCCGTGGAATACCGTCAGGTGCAGTTCGGATATCGGCAGGACGGGCTGGTCTTGTCCAATGTCAATCTGACCGTCAGGCCGGGCGAGCGGATTGCGCTGGTGGGGCCAAGCGGCGCAGGGAAGACGTCCTTGCTGAAGTTACTCATGCGGTTTTACGATGTACGCAGCGGCGCGGTGCTCGTGGACGGATACGACGTGCGGGATCTGCCGGTCGCCTTTTTGCGGGGACAGATCGGCCTGGTTCAGCAGGAACCCTTTCTCTTTAATGGCACCGTGCGGCAGAATATCGTCTACAGTGACCTGTCGGCCAGCCATGAGCGCGTCGAAGCGGCGGCCCGCGCGGCCCGCGCGCATGACTTTATCTCGCGTCTCCCTGATGGCTATGATACGTGGATCGGGGAGCGAGGAGTGAAGTTATCGGTCGGGCAAAAGCAGCGGGTTTCCATTGCACGTGTGCTGCTCAAAGATCCGCCGATCGTGATTTTTGATGAAGCGACCTCGAACATCGATACCGAGACGGAGGTCAAAATTCGTGAGGCTCTCAACGATCTCACAACAGGGCGTACCACCTTCATCATCGCGCATCGCCTCGCAACCTTGCACGACGTGGACCGCATCATCGTCGTGGAGCGGGGCACGATTGTGGAAGAAGGCGACCATGAGGCGCTCATGACACGAGGTGGGGTGTATGCGGGGCTCTATGAGGCGCAGTTTAAAATCTAG
- a CDS encoding M67 family metallopeptidase: MPDLSIPQHILDQIVAHARELAPFECCGLLAGKNKAVTHLYRITNIVAVEGAQNLSTFDDDKIAHLERLSPEERAEIAFVMDMGDFSAAKKDIRKNGLDLQVVYHSHPKDPARPSHTDIKIATDYEEIWQRINLPVPAYLLVSLMHSPAADIRTYWITGGQVRPADIHIG, from the coding sequence ATGCCTGACCTGTCGATTCCTCAGCATATCCTCGATCAAATCGTCGCCCATGCGCGCGAGTTGGCTCCCTTCGAATGCTGTGGCCTGCTCGCCGGCAAGAACAAGGCCGTCACGCACCTCTACCGCATCACGAATATCGTGGCCGTCGAAGGCGCACAAAATCTCTCGACCTTCGACGACGACAAGATCGCTCATCTCGAACGGCTCTCCCCCGAGGAGCGCGCAGAGATTGCTTTCGTGATGGATATGGGAGATTTTTCCGCGGCAAAAAAAGACATTCGAAAGAACGGGCTTGACCTGCAGGTGGTGTATCATTCCCATCCGAAGGATCCGGCGCGGCCGTCGCACACCGACATTAAGATCGCGACGGACTATGAGGAAATCTGGCAACGGATCAACTTACCTGTCCCGGCCTATCTGCTGGTTTCGCTCATGCACTCCCCCGCAGCAGACATTCGCACCTACTGGATCACCGGCGGCCAGGTGCGGCCCGCCGATATTCACATCGGCTAG
- the moeB gene encoding molybdopterin-synthase adenylyltransferase MoeB, producing the protein MELTEQQIQRYSRHIILSEVGGKGQLKLAQAKVLLIGAGGLGSPAALYLAAAGIGTLGLVDGDVVDLSNLQRQILHTTATIGVPKVESGRRMLSAINPDITIKTYQMNVDTENILGLVADYDIVLDGSDNFTTRFLVNDACFFAKKTLISASMFRFEGQLTSIKPHAGFPCYRCLYPEPPPAGLVPNCQEAGVLGVLAGTMGILQASEAIKEILGIGETIADKLVIYDALEMKFRKVSRPKDPRCPLCSATPTIKDLGGDYSVACTI; encoded by the coding sequence ATGGAATTGACCGAGCAACAAATACAGCGGTATAGCCGGCACATCATCCTCAGTGAAGTGGGCGGAAAGGGACAGTTGAAACTGGCCCAGGCCAAGGTGCTATTGATCGGCGCCGGAGGCCTTGGCTCCCCAGCGGCCTTGTATCTGGCCGCAGCGGGCATCGGTACGCTGGGTCTGGTGGATGGTGACGTGGTCGACCTGTCCAATCTGCAGCGGCAAATTTTACACACCACCGCCACGATCGGTGTCCCGAAGGTGGAATCCGGTCGCCGGATGCTGTCGGCGATCAATCCCGATATCACGATCAAGACCTACCAGATGAATGTCGACACGGAAAATATTCTGGGGCTGGTCGCCGACTACGACATCGTGCTGGATGGATCGGACAATTTCACCACGCGATTCCTCGTGAACGATGCCTGCTTCTTCGCCAAAAAAACGCTCATTTCCGCAAGCATGTTCCGGTTCGAGGGCCAACTCACCAGCATTAAACCCCATGCCGGGTTCCCCTGCTACCGCTGCCTCTACCCCGAACCGCCCCCGGCCGGACTGGTCCCGAACTGCCAGGAAGCCGGCGTGTTGGGCGTATTGGCCGGCACCATGGGTATCTTGCAGGCGTCGGAGGCCATCAAGGAGATTCTCGGCATCGGCGAGACGATCGCAGACAAGCTCGTGATCTACGATGCGCTCGAAATGAAATTCCGCAAAGTCTCCAGGCCCAAAGATCCACGTTGTCCGCTATGCAGCGCCACGCCGACGATCAAGGATTTGGGCGGAGACTACAGCGTGGCCTGTACCATCTGA
- a CDS encoding NIL domain-containing protein: MTSLRFHIRFPENKIKEPIIYQIGHEYKVVTNVRRADVRETTGWMDLELTGDTAEIERAIDGIRTKGCVVDPIELNVVE, encoded by the coding sequence ATGACCAGCTTACGCTTTCACATTCGTTTTCCTGAAAACAAGATCAAGGAGCCGATCATTTATCAGATCGGCCATGAGTACAAGGTCGTCACGAACGTGCGCCGGGCAGACGTGCGCGAAACCACGGGATGGATGGATCTCGAGCTGACCGGCGACACGGCAGAAATCGAACGGGCCATCGACGGCATCCGGACCAAAGGCTGCGTCGTAGATCCCATTGAATTAAACGTGGTGGAATAA
- a CDS encoding MoaD/ThiS family protein, translating to MMIKVRIPTPLRPLTKGQGEVESAAANIVDMIGSLDATYPGLKNRLCDEKGDLRRFVNIYVNEEDIRFLNGKETSLKDGDEVSIVPAIAGG from the coding sequence ATCATGATTAAGGTTCGTATTCCAACGCCCTTGCGTCCGCTTACGAAAGGCCAGGGTGAGGTTGAATCCGCGGCAGCCAACATTGTGGACATGATCGGATCGCTCGACGCCACCTATCCGGGCCTGAAGAACCGGCTGTGTGATGAAAAAGGCGATTTGCGGCGCTTCGTGAATATCTACGTCAACGAGGAGGATATCCGCTTCCTGAACGGGAAAGAGACCTCCCTGAAAGACGGCGATGAAGTGTCGATCGTTCCCGCAATCGCCGGAGGGTAA
- a CDS encoding threonine synthase, whose product MSKMKALVCRECGKEYPPKAIHVCEMCFGPLEVKYNYDEIKSTISRKKIEQGPNSMWRYIDLLPVESTSIIGPHAGLTPLVRAKNLGAHLGIDELYIKNDTVNHPTLSFKDRVVSVALTRARELGFETVACASTGNLANSVAAHAAAAGMKCYVFIPADLEAAKVLGNLIYKPNVVEVEGHYDDVNRLCSEIAGEHGWAFVNINIRPYYAEGSKTLAFETVEQLGWRTPDQAVIPMASGSLLTKIWKGLHEMKALGLVDDVRTKINGAQAEGCSPIATAFKAGRDFFKPVKPKTIAKSLAIGNPADGYYALKATAESKGAMDAVTDEEVVEGIKLLAQTEGIFAETAGGVTIGVLCKLVKQGLIKKHDVTVAYITGNGLKTQEAVVDAVGRPFRIQPSLVNFQKTFKMGKNSGGES is encoded by the coding sequence ATGTCGAAAATGAAAGCGCTCGTGTGCCGGGAATGTGGGAAGGAATATCCACCCAAAGCCATCCACGTCTGTGAGATGTGCTTCGGCCCGCTGGAAGTGAAATACAATTACGACGAGATCAAGAGCACGATCTCGCGGAAGAAAATCGAGCAGGGGCCGAATAGCATGTGGCGCTACATCGACCTATTACCGGTCGAAAGCACCTCGATCATCGGGCCCCATGCGGGACTGACACCCTTGGTGCGGGCGAAGAATCTTGGCGCCCATTTGGGCATCGACGAGCTCTATATCAAGAACGACACGGTGAATCATCCGACCTTGTCGTTCAAAGATCGGGTCGTCTCGGTCGCCCTCACCCGCGCACGGGAACTGGGTTTTGAAACCGTGGCCTGCGCCTCCACCGGTAACCTGGCCAACTCCGTCGCGGCCCATGCTGCCGCAGCGGGCATGAAGTGTTATGTGTTCATCCCTGCCGATCTCGAAGCGGCGAAGGTCCTCGGCAACCTGATCTATAAGCCGAACGTGGTCGAAGTCGAAGGCCACTACGATGATGTCAACCGGCTCTGCAGCGAAATCGCCGGTGAACATGGCTGGGCCTTCGTGAACATCAATATTCGCCCCTACTATGCCGAAGGCTCGAAAACGTTGGCCTTCGAAACGGTTGAGCAACTCGGCTGGCGCACACCGGATCAAGCTGTGATCCCCATGGCCTCGGGCTCCCTGCTGACCAAGATCTGGAAAGGCCTGCACGAAATGAAGGCCCTGGGACTGGTCGATGACGTGCGCACCAAGATCAACGGCGCGCAGGCCGAAGGGTGTTCCCCCATCGCCACAGCCTTTAAGGCCGGCCGGGACTTCTTCAAGCCGGTGAAGCCGAAGACCATTGCCAAGTCGCTGGCCATCGGCAATCCGGCTGACGGCTACTACGCACTGAAAGCCACCGCCGAAAGCAAAGGCGCGATGGACGCGGTGACGGACGAGGAAGTCGTGGAAGGCATCAAGCTGCTGGCTCAGACCGAAGGCATTTTCGCTGAGACGGCGGGTGGCGTAACCATCGGCGTCTTGTGCAAACTCGTCAAGCAGGGGCTGATCAAGAAGCACGACGTCACCGTGGCGTACATTACGGGTAACGGACTCAAGACTCAGGAGGCGGTCGTGGATGCCGTGGGACGGCCGTTCAGGATCCAACCAAGCCTGGTGAACTTCCAAAAAACATTCAAAATGGGAAAGAACAGTGGTGGTGAATCATGA
- the moeB gene encoding molybdopterin-synthase adenylyltransferase MoeB, with translation MEFTETQINRYSRHILLPEVGGKGQKKIIQGKVLIVGAGGLGSPAALYLAAAGIGTIGLIDSDVVDLSNLQRQVIHQTPDIGRPKVVSGKEKILALNPDVNVVMYEERLTAGNALNILSGYDVVIDGVDNFPTKFLINDACYFAGKPLVHGGILRFDGRVTTILPKKSACYRCVFKKPPPEGLVASCQEAGVIGVLAGIIGTIQATEALKLILGIGRPLTDRLLDFDARRTQFREIRIKRNPDCPLCGERPTITKLIEDGDVGGPTCALPGQRNL, from the coding sequence ATGGAGTTTACAGAAACACAGATTAATCGCTATAGCCGCCACATCCTTCTGCCCGAAGTCGGCGGCAAGGGTCAAAAGAAGATCATCCAGGGCAAGGTCCTCATCGTCGGGGCTGGTGGGCTGGGTTCGCCAGCCGCGTTGTATTTGGCTGCCGCGGGCATCGGCACGATCGGCCTGATTGACAGCGATGTGGTAGACCTCAGCAACCTGCAGCGTCAGGTCATTCACCAGACACCGGACATCGGCCGCCCCAAAGTCGTCTCCGGCAAGGAGAAAATCCTCGCCCTCAATCCCGACGTGAACGTGGTGATGTACGAAGAACGGCTCACGGCTGGTAATGCGCTCAACATTCTCAGCGGCTACGACGTGGTGATCGACGGCGTTGATAATTTTCCGACGAAGTTTTTGATCAACGACGCTTGTTACTTTGCCGGCAAACCATTGGTGCACGGCGGCATTCTCCGGTTCGACGGGCGCGTGACCACCATTCTTCCGAAAAAGTCGGCCTGTTATCGGTGCGTCTTCAAGAAGCCGCCACCCGAGGGACTCGTCGCGTCCTGCCAGGAAGCCGGCGTGATCGGCGTGTTGGCCGGCATTATCGGCACGATTCAAGCGACAGAGGCGCTCAAGCTGATCCTGGGCATCGGTCGCCCGCTGACCGATCGGCTATTGGATTTTGATGCGCGACGTACCCAGTTCAGAGAAATCCGCATTAAACGGAACCCCGATTGTCCGCTGTGCGGCGAACGGCCCACGATTACGAAGCTGATTGAAGACGGCGACGTCGGTGGGCCAACCTGTGCGCTTCCGGGTCAACGTAACTTGTAG
- the cysK gene encoding cysteine synthase A, with product MTVKTRTDITELIGGTPLVRLNRLTKPGSATIYAKVESFNPGGSIKDRICLNMINEAERQGKLKPGGTIVEPTSGNTGIGLALVAAVRGYKLILVMPESMSMERASLLSSYGAQLVLTAAWEGMKGSIKEAENIVAQNPSYYMPDQFSNPANPAMHRKTTGPEIVEALDGRVDAFVAAVGTGGTITGCGEVIKERNPAAKIVAVEPAGSPVLSGGDPGPHKIQGIGAGFVPKVLNRTLLDRVITVTDDEAYQTAKLLAKKEGLLVGISAGANVFAAQKVAEELGPGKNVVTILCDTGERYISIEKYFNI from the coding sequence GTGACCGTCAAGACCCGGACAGACATTACGGAATTGATCGGCGGCACACCCCTGGTGCGGCTCAACCGATTGACGAAGCCAGGCTCGGCGACGATCTATGCGAAGGTCGAATCGTTCAACCCCGGCGGAAGCATCAAGGACCGCATCTGCCTCAACATGATCAACGAAGCGGAGCGGCAAGGCAAACTGAAGCCCGGCGGCACGATCGTCGAACCGACGAGCGGCAATACGGGTATCGGCTTGGCGTTGGTGGCAGCGGTACGCGGGTATAAGCTGATTCTGGTCATGCCGGAAAGCATGAGCATGGAACGCGCGAGCCTCTTGTCATCGTATGGCGCACAACTCGTGCTGACTGCCGCATGGGAAGGCATGAAGGGTTCCATTAAGGAGGCGGAGAACATCGTCGCGCAGAATCCGTCGTATTACATGCCCGACCAATTCTCCAACCCGGCGAATCCGGCCATGCATCGCAAGACGACCGGTCCGGAAATCGTGGAGGCGCTGGATGGCCGGGTCGATGCCTTTGTCGCGGCCGTCGGCACCGGTGGAACGATCACCGGCTGTGGGGAAGTGATCAAGGAACGGAATCCGGCCGCGAAGATTGTGGCGGTGGAACCGGCCGGCTCACCTGTGTTGTCGGGCGGAGATCCGGGACCGCACAAAATCCAAGGCATCGGCGCGGGGTTCGTGCCCAAAGTCTTAAACCGGACGTTACTGGATCGCGTGATCACGGTGACCGACGATGAAGCCTATCAAACGGCCAAATTGCTTGCGAAGAAGGAGGGGCTGCTCGTCGGTATTTCCGCCGGAGCCAACGTCTTTGCGGCACAAAAAGTCGCCGAAGAACTGGGGCCGGGCAAGAACGTCGTGACGATTCTCTGCGACACCGGCGAGCGGTATATCAGCATCGAAAAGTATTTCAACATTTGA
- the thiS gene encoding sulfur carrier protein ThiS: MQVMINGKKEEIAGGTVLDLLKAKTIEPQMVAVEVNDTMLERTHFDTTQLKDGDHVEFLFYMGGGR, translated from the coding sequence ATGCAGGTGATGATCAATGGCAAAAAAGAGGAGATCGCAGGCGGCACGGTCCTGGACCTCTTGAAAGCCAAGACTATCGAGCCGCAAATGGTCGCGGTTGAAGTCAACGACACCATGTTGGAACGGACACACTTCGACACTACCCAGCTAAAAGATGGCGATCATGTGGAATTTCTCTTCTACATGGGTGGTGGCCGGTGA
- a CDS encoding FAD-dependent monooxygenase, which produces MGQAMIETDVAIVGAGGGGAVLALMLAQQGVRSLVLERAAGPPQGLRGEILQPNGQRVLDRLGLLDKLPAHAVRSVHRFNFCRSGGERLCTVDYSELPAPYNRAVVTLPNVAHHAILDALEKQNPGGLWYDATFTGLRFDGSRVVGLQATRHGEPVEVSSRLVVGADGAFSKVRESLGITADIYRYPESYLIAILKAPPGFDEARYLVGKREILGLFPAAGQQVYAFYMIKAGSYEAVKAQGLEALRRAWVRIDPGMESIVSGLVDWSQTGYMPTGRVRTDRWVADGAVLIGDAAHAMNPHASQGRMQAMVDAVAVADLIPGWLQHNTFSAEALRAFEVARRPQVSMLQRLADEQCRFWNSGNPLLAYLRDRVFRTLDRNARLRYRVLTTTAGLRSQPPFSLLDRVMAAGLLPDPRAQVTGG; this is translated from the coding sequence GTGGGGCAGGCGATGATTGAGACAGATGTGGCGATTGTCGGCGCGGGCGGCGGAGGCGCCGTCTTAGCATTGATGCTCGCGCAGCAAGGGGTGCGCTCCCTGGTGTTGGAGCGTGCTGCCGGTCCGCCGCAAGGGCTGCGGGGGGAAATTCTGCAGCCCAACGGCCAGCGGGTGCTTGATCGTCTGGGGTTGCTCGACAAGTTGCCGGCGCATGCCGTGCGGTCGGTGCATCGATTTAATTTCTGTCGATCCGGAGGTGAACGGCTTTGCACGGTCGACTACAGTGAGCTTCCCGCTCCATACAATCGCGCCGTGGTTACGCTGCCCAATGTGGCGCACCATGCGATTCTCGATGCGTTGGAGAAACAGAATCCCGGCGGACTCTGGTACGATGCCACCTTTACCGGACTTCGTTTCGACGGCAGCCGTGTCGTCGGCTTGCAGGCCACCCGTCATGGTGAGCCGGTCGAGGTGTCTTCGCGTCTGGTGGTCGGCGCGGACGGCGCCTTCTCCAAGGTTCGCGAGTCGCTCGGCATCACGGCGGACATCTATCGCTATCCGGAGAGCTACCTGATCGCAATTCTCAAGGCCCCGCCGGGATTCGATGAGGCACGATACCTGGTGGGCAAGCGCGAGATTCTGGGATTATTCCCCGCTGCCGGCCAACAGGTCTACGCGTTTTATATGATCAAGGCCGGATCGTATGAGGCGGTGAAGGCGCAAGGACTTGAGGCGTTACGGCGGGCCTGGGTGCGGATCGATCCCGGCATGGAGTCTATCGTGTCAGGTTTGGTCGATTGGAGTCAGACCGGGTACATGCCGACCGGGCGTGTTCGCACCGATCGGTGGGTGGCGGATGGCGCGGTGCTCATCGGCGATGCGGCTCATGCGATGAATCCCCATGCCTCTCAAGGCCGCATGCAGGCGATGGTAGATGCGGTGGCGGTGGCGGATCTCATTCCCGGCTGGCTCCAACACAATACGTTTTCGGCTGAGGCATTGCGCGCGTTTGAAGTCGCCCGGCGACCGCAGGTGAGTATGTTGCAACGGTTGGCTGACGAGCAGTGTCGATTCTGGAACAGCGGCAACCCGCTGCTTGCCTATTTACGTGATCGGGTGTTTCGCACGCTCGACCGGAATGCGCGGCTCCGTTATCGTGTGCTCACAACGACCGCGGGCTTACGAAGCCAACCGCCGTTCTCTTTGCTGGACCGCGTCATGGCTGCGGGGTTGTTGCCTGATCCGCGTGCCCAGGTGACAGGAGGCTGA
- a CDS encoding TPM domain-containing protein — MLMTAPLGHAREPVPNYDPQGYVSDHAGVIEADWRARIRSVCQDLERKTGVEMVVVTVPTLKPYPSANDYAMGLYQKWGIGSAQDEHGVLILLAVQERQAAVTMGRRMIPVMGGEVVGRVGHEYLDPAIKNGHFDEGLYRTVVALASVSQEIRVGSTKKAHFRGLGFWITVTTASGALWFLWWLSRPDLRHPFGRIRKGQYWGTGQGGFGGNFGGMGGGMSGEGWK, encoded by the coding sequence GTGCTGATGACGGCACCGTTAGGCCATGCGCGGGAACCGGTTCCGAATTATGATCCTCAAGGGTATGTCAGCGATCATGCCGGCGTCATCGAGGCGGACTGGCGCGCCAGGATTCGGTCGGTCTGCCAGGATCTTGAACGAAAGACCGGCGTGGAGATGGTCGTGGTGACCGTGCCGACGCTGAAACCCTATCCCTCGGCCAACGACTATGCGATGGGCCTCTATCAGAAATGGGGCATCGGCTCCGCCCAGGATGAACATGGGGTGTTGATCCTGTTGGCTGTGCAGGAGCGCCAGGCGGCCGTGACCATGGGGCGGCGCATGATTCCGGTGATGGGTGGGGAGGTCGTCGGCAGGGTCGGACATGAGTATCTCGATCCTGCGATTAAGAACGGGCATTTCGACGAAGGGCTGTATCGCACGGTGGTCGCCTTGGCCTCTGTCTCACAGGAAATCCGCGTCGGCTCGACGAAGAAAGCACACTTTCGTGGACTGGGCTTCTGGATCACCGTCACCACGGCGAGCGGAGCCTTGTGGTTTCTCTGGTGGTTGAGCCGACCGGATTTGCGGCATCCTTTTGGCCGCATCCGGAAGGGACAATACTGGGGGACCGGGCAGGGTGGGTTCGGCGGCAACTTCGGCGGCATGGGTGGGGGGATGAGCGGGGAGGGGTGGAAGTGA
- a CDS encoding BrnT family toxin — protein sequence MEFEWDRSKAKRNLQKHRISFDEAVTVFYDPLAATVDDVDHSVSERRYLTIGYSARGRLLVVAHTDRGTAVRIVSARLATAGERKRHET from the coding sequence GTGGAATTTGAGTGGGATCGGAGCAAAGCCAAGCGAAATCTCCAGAAACATCGAATCTCATTCGATGAGGCAGTGACAGTCTTCTATGATCCGCTTGCGGCAACAGTAGACGATGTCGATCACTCAGTGAGCGAACGACGATATCTGACAATTGGCTATTCTGCTCGCGGACGTCTCCTTGTGGTAGCCCATACCGATCGAGGGACCGCAGTGAGAATCGTCAGCGCCCGTCTAGCGACCGCGGGAGAAAGGAAGCGTCATGAAACATAA